A genomic segment from Desulfonatronum lacustre DSM 10312 encodes:
- a CDS encoding CsbD family protein: protein MKSSTQDKAEGKMHQAKGKIKETAGNAVGNEELEAKGKGEHLKGKAQDKAGDVKKVVGK, encoded by the coding sequence ATGAAATCAAGCACGCAAGACAAAGCAGAAGGCAAGATGCACCAGGCGAAAGGGAAGATCAAGGAGACCGCCGGAAATGCAGTCGGTAACGAAGAACTGGAAGCTAAAGGCAAAGGCGAACATTTAAAGGGGAAAGCCCAGGACAAGGCTGGGGACGTCAAGAAGGTTGTGGGGA